The Winslowiella toletana region TGCGTAATGCTACGCGTAATCTGGTTTTAATCACTAACACCTGGTGAAATTCATCATGAGCGAACAGACTGAAAACCTGCTGGGCGAGTCGAATAACTTTCTCGAAGTATTAGAGCAGGTTTCACGGCTGGCTCCGCTAAATAAACCGGTACTGGTAATCGGTGAACGCGGCACCGGTAAAGAACTGATTGCCAGCCGCCTGCACTACCTTTCCGACCGCTGGCAAGGACCATTTATCTCGCTTAACTGTGCCGCGTTGAACGAAAATCTGCTCGATTCTGAGCTGTTTGGTCATGAAGCGGGGGCCTTTACCGGCGCGCAAAAGCGCCATCTCGGCCGCTTTGAACGCGCCGATGGCGGCACGCTGTTCCTCGACGAGCTGGCCACCGCTCCGATGCTGGTACAGGAAAAATTGCTGAGGGTCATTGAGTACGGCCAGCTGGAACGCGTCGGCGGCAGCCAGCCGCTGCAGGTCAGCGTACGCCTGGTCTGTGCGACCAATGATGATCTACCGGCGCTGGCGCGCGCAGGCAAATTCCGCGCCGACCTGCTGGACCGCCTGGCATTTGATGTGGTGCAGCTGCCGCCGCTGCGCGAGCGCCGCAGCGACATCCTGGTGATGGCCAACCATTTTGCCATTCAGATGTGTCGCGAGCTCGGCTTGCCGCTGTTTCCTGGCTTCACGCCAGCGGCGCAACGCGTACTGCTGGATTATCACTGGCCCGGTAACGTTCGCGAGCTGAAAAACGTCGTCGAGCGCTCGGTATATCGCCACAGCACCGTCGACGAACAGCTGGATACCATTATTATTAATCCGTTCAGCCGTGCAGCCGCAACGGAAGTTGCGCAACCGCCTGAATCCCCGTATCCCGATCTGCCGCTTGATTTACGCCAGTGGCAGAATCAGCAGGAGCAAGCGCTGCTGGAAAAGAGCCTGCAACAGGCGCGCTTTAATCAACGACGTGCCGCAGAGTTATTAGGCGTTACCTATCACCAACTGCGCGCAATGATGAAAAAGCATGGGGTGCGAGTGACGGAAGAAACTGAAGAGTGACGGCTCAAGTCATTCAGGCGTCAGCTGATATTAAGCATTGACGCCACCAGCCATCAAATGCAAAAAAAGGCCCGCGCAAGGCGGGCCGAAAAATACTGGAAGCAATGTGAGCAATGTCGTGCTCTTCTTCGGTAGAGCCACCGTCGAAGCGCAAATGAATAGTAATCATTCTCACTATCATCTGTAAAGCATTTTGTTGAGAATCTTTCTCATTACCATAGTAACATTGTGCGTATTATCATGATGCGCCGCGCGATAAATGCACCTAGTTCTGTGAGATAAATGGCATCGCTGCGGCGTTTCAATATTTGCAAAAGAATTACAATCCTACTGCTTTACCCTTCCTAAGGCCAACCACCGGAAAGTATCGGTAAAACGTCGATAACCCTACACCTTAGATAATGGCCAACTGCTGGAGGGTATGTCCCTTAGCAAATAGCCGTCCAACCTGTTCCCGCTCATGTTGCTTTAACGCGTTGGTCATCCGCTAGTGCATCCCTGTGCCCTGGCTGCTGCTAACCAGCCAGTGTTCGTCCGACGATCTGCTCTCGTTCCATCTCCGTTAATACCGGCATCACATAGTAAAAGAAACGCCCCAAGCAAGTGCTGGTATCAATATTGCCGCGCTGAACGAGTAGAACGAGTAGATAGAAGAGGTAGATTATGCGGGAATGACTGAAAAGGCAGTGAACGCTGAGTTATCAGCATGGACTGAATATCGCAGGAAACTGTGTGCCTATATAAAATCTTGAGGATGGTAGTCATGCGCTACCATCCCCGCCAGTTGTCCAGAACGGCTTCTCGGGCCAGCTAATATCGGGGGCTTTTGATGTATCGATACGCATCAGCAGGACCCTGTATTTCTTCGATGCTGCAAGCGTTGCGGCTTCTTCTTCTGTCGCGATATCGGCATCAACCGCGTCCTGTCTCCATTCTATTTCAGTGTCTGCCGCTGCACGAAGTTGGTTTTTCTTTGCTGAGGCTTCGACGATCAGTTGTTCATGTGTTGGCGGAGGGATATCAACCCATGCAGGCAGGCTGTAAACATCCCGCAGCGAGCGTGATGAGCGACAGCTTGTAGACCACAATCGGCAGTTGCTGGGGTGAGACCAGACCGATGATGCCGAGCAGAAGCACAGCAGTCAGCAGTCAGCAGCCAGCCGCTGAGCCGGGGCTTTTTAACAGGGGGAATGATTTTTTTCAGGTTTTTCATGATGCGTCTCCTTGTGTAGTGGAAACAGCATCACAAATGTCAATTAAAGGGGATTTTAAACCGCGTTATAAGTGTTTATCGTGGATGCATGTCATTTAGATATAAAATGTCACCGAAAGTGAGTTATGGGGCGCATGAATGCGCCCCACCAATAAATCAAATTGGCTCCGCTGTAAACAAATTACCAAGGGTGTCACTACTCATATAACTAAATTTCACACCATTGAATATGGTCGAAACCGTTGGGGTATTGTCTTTTTTTTCTTCCTTCAATTTGACCAGCTTGATCACGATTTTTGCTGGCTCTCCAGTTTTCATGGTGTTCTCACCTAACACGGCAGAGTATGCTGATACAACAACAGCCATGACATCGGCACCTGATTTAGCTGTGCCATCACCCCTGGTAATCAATGTGATACCTGAAAGGTTCTTGCTTTTCTTATCGACTGTACCAACAATGGCCAGATGATCGTTGAATGTATATTTAAAAACATTCTTGACCTCACCACTTTCGATATGTGCTTTCAACCTAAATGAGCTACCGAAAGTCTTAAGGTTGGCATTCATTCGCTTCGAGAATACCTCAGGGGATATTTCCAGCGTTACTTCAGGAACACTGGTAACCGTTTCTTCAGAGGCATCTTCAGGTTGAGAAGGTGTCTCAACCGGTTCATTTTTAGGTTTTGCCGTTTGCATAGCCGTACTGGTTTCTGTTCTTGCTTTTTCATTTTTATCTTGGGTGGGAATAAATAAAACCAAGAAAAATAAAGCAACCACAAATCCGACGATGCCACCACTAGTCTTACTCAGCCAAGGTTTATGACCTTTCCTTATAAAATGACGTGATAATAATCTTGCAACTACAACCCAGATAGCTATTACTGCAACTAAAATCAAAAAATCTTTCATCATAACTCCGTTCATTTCTTCGCTATTTCAAATGGTATTTAAAGACATATCCCCGTCGACTGCTACTATACATTAAGAAACTCAGACAAGAAGAGTTGAGTACTCTGGCATAGCTGCTATCAGGTGAAATGTTGATGTAGCACTTTTCCTGCTTAAGGTTGTACTTCACCCATGCTGGCGAGCCACTTGTCATCGTCAATACTAACGTGTGCCAACCGATTTTCTGTATATAATTTGATACGTTAACAAAATCAGATTTGTATTTATCCAATTCTGGAAAAACACTCCGTAAGGCTGGGATTGCGGTATTTACGACCCTATCATTTGTCTCGGCAGTAAAACTACTTATTCCATTTTGATAAGCCTGTTTGGTCGCGGGACTGCCATTGAGAAAGATGGTGAGGCCAATCCCCACGGCTATGACTAGTGCGACTACGCTGCTTAAAATGACAAAAATCTTATAATTCGCTTTCGATGTCACTCGGGAAGGTTTTAGTTCAGTACCCTGAGCCACAGGAGAAACTGTGTTTTCGTCTGGTTCAACATTCAATAAATCATCAAAGTAACCAAACACTGATTGAAGCTGCTCTTTATCTAAATCCTTAAGATGGGTTGTACCGAAATGCTTCAAGCAATATCGGTCACGATCAAGGCGATATGCTGGGTTAGTAATAGTCATTATTTTACTGACTAAAGTATTACAGTCCTTCTGGACCTTGACCCGCTGGGCATACTTCTGGAGGATCTTAACAGCACAATGGTAATCAGCTGCAGTCATCTCATTGACAGTTTTGGTGTGAAGTTTCGTATGGAGCACCAGCCACAGTTCGCGCTTGCTTTCACCAGCGTCAACAAATTCATCCATTAATCGATGCAGATCACGTTTTTGTAGCAGTGAGATTGGTTGCTGAGCAGCATGGGATACCCCAGCGGTATAGTTATGGATAGTTACATCACCGCTGACAACATTGCCTACATCCCCATTAACTGTTTGCTTTTGCTTATTCATGTTCTCTTCGTGTTTTTGTTCATTACGGCTCCAGCTCCTATGGTCACATTACCTTTAATAACGTTCCCCAGAACATCTCCCTGAATAACCTGCTCGGCTCGCTCTTGTGACGAACCATTTTAACAACCACTGGAGCAGCACGATATAACTCAATCAGACTAGCCTCATCTTGTGGCATCGAAGAAACTGAACGGTCACCAGTTACAACAACACCGAACCTAGCTAACGCAGCCAAATATTGTGCATCGGGATACTTGTCACCTTTCTCATAGTTAAGCTAAGCAATTTTTTTCACGCCACCATGCTCACCGAATGCCAATTGGCTCAGTCCTGGTCTCTCTCGTTCTTCTTTTAATCGCTCACCGATACTCAATTGCATGCAAATCCCGCTGGCAGGTATTCAAATGAATACCATAATCCATCACATATAAACCAAACATCATTGCATCAACAAAGGAGACAACGATGACTGCAGAGCAAGTCAAATCACTCTTCCGCCAGCGCGGGGTCACTTTCACCCGCTGGGCAGAAGAAAACGGCTACAGCCGCAATGAGGTTTACCGTGTTCTTAACGGTTTCACCAAAGCCCGCTACGGCAAATCCCACGGAATTGCAGTGAAGCTGGATCTGAAACCAGATTCGAATGCGGCCTAACCTTTTAGCCCGTGTAACAGATTATCACATATCGCAAAAAGGGGAATGTGACATGAGCAAGGCAAATGTATCCAGTTCTGGCTCACGCATTCTGCGCGTTCTTAAAGCTCTGCGCGGTCACGCTCTCAACGGTGTTTCTAACGGTGAACTGGCATCAGCTCTGGGCGAGTCCCCGGCGAATATCAATCGGGCGCTCAATACCCTTATCGAAGAGGGTTTGGCTCTAAAACTGGATAACGGGCATTTTGCCCCTGGAGTCCAGCTATTACAAATCGCCATGGCGCACAGTACCGAGATGGCACGGGCGCAGGATCGTATCAATGAAATTAACCAGCGTGTTATAGCTGGCAGTCGCTAAGGATTTGGCATGGGACGTACAAAATCACAACCAGTTGAACTAGTGAAAGATGCACCGCTAAGCGATGGCCTCAACGTTAGTCTGAACGCCATGACCGAACATCGCCTAGAAATCATGCAGCAATTTGGTGATGGGCTGCCGTATGAACGCGATCGTATTGTACACGAGACACGTTTTTATATGGCTCAGAGTGCTGAGGCTATGCTGGAAGCAGGTGAACGCCTAATTATCCTTAAGGAAAATGAGCCGCATGGCGAGTTTGTTGAGATTGTCAGAGAACATCTCAGCATTGAACCCCGTATTGCGCAAAAAAAGGCTCAAGCCTCCCTTAAATTTTTATCACCTGAACTTGAGTCAAAAGCGAAAACGTTTTCGCTTTTAGGCCGTTCAAAATTTTACGAATTGATGTTGGAAGATGATGAAGAACTTGCTCAGCTAGCTGATGGTCGAACGGTAGCCGTATGATGCAGGTCTGGGGCGGGCAGAACGTGTACTTCCCGATGGGCATGGTCTGGAAGGTCAGCCAGCGCGACAGGAAAATCTTCCTGGAGTTCGACGGGCGCAACCATTACGAACTGGCCCGCAAGTTTGGCGTTTCTCTGCAGTGGATCTACAGCGTGGTGAAACGGGTTAAAAGGGAAGAACTGGATCGGATGCAGGGTAAGCTGTTTGATGGTGAATCTGATGACGTTGCCGGAACAAGGGAGTAAAATCACAAACCAGACTGGTTCGAACTTGTTTTTATTCGGGCCAGTCTGATTTTCACATACTGTAAGGTTATTGCACATTACATCCAGTATCTTCCCATGTTGACCCAGTTCCTCCCATAATTATCTCACTAATTCCCTGTCATTTATCTCAAATCTGATCATTATCATCAGCCTTTGCTTTTCGGCAGGCATTTCCAGCATGAAAATTGCCTGGAAAAGAGCCGGTTATCCAGTCAAACTTTGGGGCAACGCCAAGAGTGCGATACACTCTGCCTATTGCCCGTGAACCCAAAAAATCCGATGCCAAAAATATTCTCCACCCTGCTTCTCGGACTCAGCGTGTTAAGCAGCGCTGCCTGGTCGGCAACGCCCGGCGATATTCGCCAGAGCGGTTTTGTCTATTGCGTCAGCGGCGTGATGAACACTTTTAACCCACAGCTGGCAAGTAGCGGGCTGGCCGTCGATACGCTGGCAGCGCAGCTTTACGATCGCCTGCTGGACGTCGATCCTTATACTTATCGCCTGATCCCGGAGCTGGCGGAGAGCTGGGAAGTGCTGGATAACGGTGCCACCTATCGTTTTCATTTACGCCCTAACGTGCCATTCCAGACCACCAGCTGGTTCACACCGACACGCATGATGAATGCCGACGATGTGGTATTCAGTTTTGCCCGGATGTTTGACCGCAAGCATCCCTGGCATAACGTTGGTGGCGGCAACTATCCCTATTTTGACAGTCTGCAATTCTCCGATGCGGTACAAAGCGTTAAAAAACTCGATAAAGATACCGTTGAAATTCGCCTGAACAGCCCGGACGCCTCTTTTCTCTGGCATCTGGCCACCCACTATGCGCCGGTGCTCTCAGCGGAGTACGCCGACAACCTGACAAAAATTAATCGTCAGGAACTGCTGGATCGCCAGCCGGTTGGCACCGGGCCATTTATGCTGAATGAGTACCGCGCCGGGCAATTTATTCGTCTGGCTCGTAATCCGCTCTACTGGAAAGGCGTACCACGCATGCCGCAGGTGGTAGTCGATATGGGAGCCGGAGGCATGGGCCGGCTGTCGAAACTGCTAACCGGTGAGTGTGATGTGCTGGCCTATCCGGCCGCCAGCCAGTTATCGATACTGCGCGACGACCCGCGCCTGCGCCTTACCTTGCGCCCGGGCATGAATATCGCCTATCTGGCCTTTAATACCCGTAAAGCACCGCTGGATCGCCGCGAGGTTCGACAGGCGCTGGCACTGGCGATTAATAATGAGCGCCTGATGGAGTCGATTTACTACGGTACGGCAGAAACTGCCGCTTCTATTTTGCCGCGCGCCTCCTGGGCTTATGATAATGATGCACGCATCACAGAATATAATCCGCAGAAAGCGCGCGATGAGCTGAAACGACTCGGGCTGGAAAATCTGCACCTGAAACTCTGGGTGCCCTCGGCTTCCCAGTCGTGGAACCCCAGCCCGCTGAAAACCGCCGAGCTGATCCAGGCAGATATGGCACAGATCGGGGTACGCGTCACCATTGTCCAGGTTGAAGGCCGCTTCCAGGAGGCGCGTTTAATGGAAATGAATCACGATCTGACGCTAACCGGCTGGGCGACTGACAGTAACGACCCGGACAGTTTTTTCCGGCCGCTGTTAAGCTGCGCCGCAATTAATTCTCAAACCAATTTTGCCCACTGGTGCAACCCGGCATTCGATGAAGTACTGCATAAGGCGTTGTTGTCACAACAGTTGGCTACCCGCATCGATCGCTATGACGAAGCGCAGAATATTCTGGCGCAGGAGCTGCCGGTGCTGCCGCTGGCTTCATCGCTACGGCTGCAAGCCTATCGCCACGATATTAAAGGATTGGTGTTAAGTCCGTTTGGCAATGCTTCCTTTGCCGGCGTACACCGTGATGAAGCCAGGGATCTGAAGCAATGATTATTTATACGCTGCGCCGCCTGGTGCTGTTGCTGACCACGCTATTTATGCTGACGCTGGTCGGTTTCAGCCTGAGCTACTTTACGCCGAATGCACCGTTACAGGGAGCATCGCTGCTGGATGCCTGGCTGTTCTGGTTTAAAGGCATCCTGCAGCTTGATTTCGGCGTCTCCAGCATCAACGGTCAGTCAATCAATCTGCAACTGCGCGAGGTCTTCCCCGCCACGCTGGAACTCTGCCTGATGGCCTTCAGCCTGGCGCTGCTGGTCGGTATTCCGTTGGGAATTATGGCCGGTGTGATGCGCAATAAATGGCAGGATAAACTGATCAGCGCGCTGGCATTGCTCGGCTTTTCAATGCCGGTATTCTGGCTGGCGCTACTGCTGACGCTGTTTTTTTCACTCCACCTCGGCTGGCTGCCGGTATCCGGTCGTTTCGATCTGTTGTATCAGGTCAAAACCGTCACTGGTTTTGCCTTAATTGATGCCTGGCTCAGCGACTCACCGTGGCGTGAGGAAATGTTACTTAGTGCCTTCACCCATATGATTCTACCGGTAACCGCTCTGGCGGTGGCACCCACTACCGAGGTCGTTCGCCTGCTGCGCATCAGTACCAGCGATGTTATCGACAAAAACTATATCAAAGCCGCAGCCACCCGTGGTCTGTCGCGTTTTGCCGTAATCCGCCGTCATGTGATACATAACGCATTGCCGCCGGTGATCCCGCGTCTTGGCTTACAATTTGCCACTATGCTGACGCTGGCAATGATCACCGAAGTGGTATTCAGCTGGCCGGGATTAGGCCGCTGGCTGATTAACGCCATTCGCCAGCAGGATTATGCAGCGATTTCCGCCGGTGTGATGGTGGTGGGCGGGATGGTCATTACAGTCAACGTACTGTCCGATATTTTAGGCGCCATGACCAATCCGTTAAAGCATAAAGAGTGGTATGCCCTTCGATAGTTAGCAGTAATGCACGGCATTCTACCCGGCGCGCGAAAGCCTTCCGGGTTAGACGCACCATTGACAAGGTATCTGGCGGACGCTGGTCACCAACATTACCCAGTTTTTAGACGGCGAAATCCCTGCTAATCCGTACGGTGGTGCACTTAGTCTGGCAGGCATTGCCCTACTTATTTTCACTGTGAGTTTGATCGCGCGCACTGCACGCAAAGCCCTGAATCTGTCACTCTCTAAAGACACACCTGTCTGATAACTGGACAATACTCATATCACTGGAGTAGAAAAGGCATGAATAAATTTATTGCTCCCGTTGAGCTTTCTAAAGCATTTCGTCTGATCAATCACGGACCGACAACGCTGGTCTCAGCGCGACATGCAGGCGTTGATAACGTCATGTCCGCGTCATGGGTATGCGCACTGGATTATTCACCACCGAAGTTAACCGTTGTGCTGGATAAGATGGCGAAAACACGCGAACTAATCGAAAAAACTGGGCAGTTTGTTATTCAGGTGCCAACGGTTGCTCAGCTTAAGCTTACCCACTATGCCGGAACACATAGCCTGCATGATGATCCGGACAAAATGGCACATGCCGACGCCATGGTTTTTAGCATACCAGGCAACGATTTACCTTTTATTGAAGGCTGCTCAGGCTGGCTGGCCTGCAAGGTGATCCCTGAATTACATAATCAGCAGAGCCATGATCTGTTTATTGCTGAAATAACCGGCGCATGGGCCGATACACGGATTTTTAGTGAAGGACACTGGAAATTCGAACATGCCGATCCTGCCTGGCGAAGCCTGCACTACATTGCAGGCGGACATTTTTACGCAACAGGGGAAGCAATGGATATCGGCGGAGAAGAAATGCCCTGATATCTACAGGCAACAGACCGGTATTTACGCCTGTCTTCAGGCGTTTTATTAACTTCCCCTCCTCTTCTCGCTACGCCTTAACGGCGTAAGCGACACCCTCTGATTCTGAATAATCCTTAATTGCAGTAAGCACCATCAGACAACCATCCGCTACGGCTGGTGAGATCAGCACGATGGCTGAATCTGAAAAACATCTTCAATTTTATGGATTCTGTAAGTCATCAAGCCGTGAGAGGTTGCCGAATGACATAAGTTTTATTGCCAAAATCTGAACTACTCAGAAAATTACTTATGAAATGAGGGGTGGAAAATTTGTGTTTTCGCAGAGAAGTTGGAAATTGACTAATCAGAACATGTAAAAAGATAAGGAAGTCAAAATAAAATAAGTGATTTAAGTTAAATTTTAGCGCTATAGCACTAAAAAAACCTCAGGATAGTATTGATAACCATTATCATCTGGTAAGTTGATGATTGATCTGAAATCGATCGATTATACTGCCCATTGATACCCTGAACTAAAATATTCTTTTTAAGATGCGATTCTCTGGATTAATAATCTATATAAATATCGTTTAGCAACATAACCCCCCGAACAGTAGGCAAAACCATTCCATAAGATTTAATGAATGTTTGTTTTTTTATCCTGCAAATCAATCACATCATAACATTTAAACCCACTGTGTATTATTTTATTGTTTATAATCAATATTATAAATCACACTTTTGTTGGTAACACAAATTTGTTTAAGATTTAAATCAACGAAAAAGTGAATTATTAACCACCGCAAGTGCATAAATGATCATTTTTCACTATGGAACCAATGAGGAAAATCGTCGCCCAGAAGAAAATTGCTCTTGAAAGGCAACAAACAAGGAGATCTTTGCGTCAGAAGAAGTACATGCTCAACAGTAAATAGGCAGCGTATTAGTCTGATAAAAAATTAAGGGACACCGAGCCCCATGAGAAGTGAAAAACCGTATTGAATTATGTAATTAAACAGTGCAGCGACAGCTCAAAAAAGTACAAATGGCAAAACATCGTCTGAAACTCGCAGGCATTTTACCCGTTTTATTCACCAAACATTTTAAGTCATTCGGAAAAATAAGGAGATAACCTTGAGTAATGCAGATTTTACCGTCGAGAAAATCAGCCTCACTAACCTGCCCAGCAGATCCAGCGACGTCACGTTTATGTTGAAATTCTTTATCTATATCTCAGTTATTGGCATAGCAATCTTTTTCGCCATGAATGATTCATTATGGATTAAGTCTGTTGGCGTGTTTTTAATGGGTGCCATCTTCGCGCATGGGGTTGAATTACAGCACCAGGTCTTGCACGCCCAGGGAATAAAAAACAGAAAAGGAAACGAAATTATTGGTATCTTGCTGGGTCTTCCCATGCTGGTCTCGTATGCTGATTATAAGTATAGTCATCTGAATCATCATAAGTTTTTAGGAACGCCACAAAACAAAGAATACTTTGATTACGGTGACCAATATGGCACGCTTAGTTTCATGACGATCTGGGCTTTAGTTTCACGTCTTTTTATGATCCCCCAGTACTATGCATTTATTAAAAAGGCTTTCATCGCCCTTACCTTTCAGGATTATGAGGACACCACGCCAAAAGTTTCTAAACAGATTCGCAGAGACTATCTGGTGATGATTTCGTTTATGACTGTGCTGGCTACACTGTCATATCTTTACGGATGGGAGATCATCGCGACATTTTGGCTGATACCTTTTGTTGTTATTGCATCACCTATACACGCACTTATCGAAATGCCAGAACATTATCAATGTAATACCGAAAGTACACATCAATACTCAAATACACGAACCATTAAAAGCAATGCATTTATGACATGGTTTACTAATGGGAATAACTTTCATGTTGAGCATCACATGATGCCCGGCCTGCCGATCGACCGCCTGCATGATTTACATGCAAAAATTAGCGGTAAGTATGAACATTACAGTCCAACCTATCGAGCCTTCTATATGGGGGTTCTGAAAAAAATGTTAAGGAAAGAAAGTAATGAATAATGAGTTCTATCTGCAAGAAGCACGTTACTTTCAGGACAGATTTAACAGCAGAGGATTAGCTGACCAGCTGGAAAAAACCAGAAGACATAACGAGTTTCTCGAATCAGATCGAGAGATAATTCGAAAGTCACCCATGTTCTTTTTAGCCACGTCATCTCCGGATGGCTACCCGGATTGTTCTGTGAAAGGGGGAAATCCAGGTTTTGTAAAAATAGTAAATTCTTCCACCTTAATCTTTCCTGATTATGACGGAAACGGAATGTACAGAAGCTTAGGTAACATAGCCTCTAATCCTAATATAGGAATGTTATTTCTTGAGTATGAAGGTGGGCGAAGAAAATTAAGAATTAACGGTCAGGCTTCTGTAAGTGAAGAACCGGATATCTTAATAAATTTACCGGGCGCAAAATTAGCCGTTATTGTTAAAGTCAGGGATATTTTCCCTAACTGCCCCAGATATGTTCCGCTACTGGAAGTGAAGCAAAGCTCGGCATATAACCCAGATTATGGTTATGCCCCCCCGGAACCCGACTGGAAAAGTAAAGATGATCTCAAAGATTTTGTGCCAAAAAAGGAGTGAGGATATGAATTCCAAAAAACAACTTGCAAAAGGGATTGACGTTTCCGATACAACGCTTGAAGAACAAAAAACATTAAATTCATTCTATCTGCGAGAAATCGGACAGCCTGCAAATTTCAGGGAGAGTCCAGATTTAAGTGAGTATTTCTTCATCGAAGAAATCGAGGACAGATGGAATGCATATGAAGCATCCAGATTGGCAATGCAGGATTACCCCACCAATGCGGAAGATTTTCTAAGCTGGTACAACAAATTGCATATGGCGCACAGAAAAATCGTGGCCCCCTTTTTCACACGGCTGGCTGAGCATTCAACACTTGAAGAGCTGACATTTTATATTGCGATGGAAAATGAGGTAGATGGACGATTTGACGATGTGATTTCTCTTGCTCAACTTGGTATGACCGGCGATATGAAACTGGCTCTCGCCGAAAATTATTGGGATGAGATGGGGATGGGCAGCCTGGAAGAGATGCACACGGTTTTGTTTACCGCCTCAGCAGAAAAGCTGCGTGGGATTGCCGGATTATCCTCAGAAAAAATTCAGGTACCCAGCGCAGCATTAAAAAATGGCAACCTGTTGTTGATGTATGCCTTGCGCAGAAAATATCACCCACGATTGCTGGGTACGCTGGCTATTCTCGAGCATACCGCACCCTATCGATTCGCAAAAACAGTACAAGCAATGCGCCGGTTAGGAATACCTGAGGATGTCATCTATTACCATGACATGCATATTCAGGTCGATGCAAATCATGGAAAGCAACTTATAGAAAGAGTGTTGATGACTCTCGCTAAAGATAATCCCGATATCATTCCGGAGTTATGTATCGGTTGCCTTGTCCGATATAACGTCGCAGTGGATTATTACAATAGTGTTGAAGCGGAAATGGATAAAATCACCTTACAA contains the following coding sequences:
- a CDS encoding iron-containing redox enzyme family protein: MNSKKQLAKGIDVSDTTLEEQKTLNSFYLREIGQPANFRESPDLSEYFFIEEIEDRWNAYEASRLAMQDYPTNAEDFLSWYNKLHMAHRKIVAPFFTRLAEHSTLEELTFYIAMENEVDGRFDDVISLAQLGMTGDMKLALAENYWDEMGMGSLEEMHTVLFTASAEKLRGIAGLSSEKIQVPSAALKNGNLLLMYALRRKYHPRLLGTLAILEHTAPYRFAKTVQAMRRLGIPEDVIYYHDMHIQVDANHGKQLIERVLMTLAKDNPDIIPELCIGCLVRYNVAVDYYNSVEAEMDKITLQKEKEY